One genomic window of Acetobacter sp. includes the following:
- a CDS encoding nucleotidyltransferase family protein, producing MSEARLTAIVLAGSRAGAADPMAVAAGLSHKALIPIAGKPMITHVLDTLRAVPDIGRILVCIENPAVLDGILPDGVETMDAAQGPSAGPSASVLAAIRDCGTPLLITTADNPLLRPEWVRFFLDGVGSADIAVGVASEAAVTRDVPGTSRTFIRLSDVAFSGCNLFLFRTPASARVAMLWRTIEKERKHPLKMGWLLGPSILLRFLLKRLGTKNLLARILKLTGAQGKFVFMPDGRAAVDVDKPADLVLVRKLMETA from the coding sequence GTGAGTGAGGCCAGACTGACGGCGATCGTTCTCGCAGGATCACGCGCAGGCGCCGCCGACCCGATGGCGGTCGCCGCCGGACTTTCACACAAGGCGCTGATCCCGATTGCCGGGAAACCGATGATTACGCATGTGCTCGACACGCTCCGCGCCGTGCCGGACATCGGGCGCATTCTTGTCTGCATTGAAAATCCTGCTGTTCTGGACGGTATCCTTCCGGACGGCGTGGAGACGATGGATGCCGCACAGGGACCGAGCGCCGGCCCGAGCGCCAGTGTTCTTGCCGCCATTCGTGACTGCGGAACGCCACTTCTGATCACCACAGCGGACAATCCGCTTCTCCGGCCAGAATGGGTGCGGTTTTTTCTGGATGGCGTCGGAAGCGCCGACATCGCCGTGGGAGTCGCCAGCGAAGCGGCTGTGACGCGGGATGTTCCGGGAACATCCCGGACGTTCATCCGTCTTTCCGATGTCGCCTTTTCAGGCTGCAATCTTTTCCTGTTCCGTACACCGGCCTCCGCGAGAGTCGCCATGCTGTGGCGGACAATTGAAAAGGAACGCAAGCATCCGCTCAAGATGGGCTGGCTGCTTGGGCCTTCCATTCTGCTCCGGTTCCTGCTGAAGCGTCTGGGAACGAAAAACCTGCTGGCGCGCATTCTGAAACTGACCGGCGCACAGGGAAAATTCGTTTTCATGCCGGATGGTCGAGCGGCTGTGGACGTGGACAAGCCTGCCGATCTGGTTCTAGTGCGGAAGCTGATGGAAACGGCTTAA